Proteins found in one uncultured Desulfuromonas sp. genomic segment:
- a CDS encoding type II secretion system protein, translating to MFSPASTGSQDGFTLLEMLIVVFILGLLTAMVAPTAGMLNDHKRAELTRDTMEQIRRAVLGPADRFDAKGHPVIGGYVGDMHAWPGLWEARAELRPNFGGVGWEDPDNMTPGLGQGPDYTVDADKVFFRPSGYFRGNRWHWNRPYRRLSDDTTADSDHIGGLETENEGQPRGLWTRFPEGLPFDIGSYKAPDLDLGPNWKGPYISPPLDHKLSDSDHWAENDGDYEALEPVWIPALSAERWEDGVYYPSPDEPGEFFDNKESFRLLQNDGRFVDGWGRALRFFITDDPDVSGDATIFWILSEGPDREGEYPNKGTCASHVWTPDASDTMSLAYDEDADTNQDNIVLKLYSRDWQALLDVQQQAKIAATRQLLGRIRQALVGDAPGGLNSGFTGDTGTWPALFQWETGETDHWDDNNDDGKPYRVGQPRGLWTREPNGSDGTDDSDDLPASQWGIGWKRAYLPAPDGVGEANVLHDAWGRELLFFYDETNDALLVLSRGPDGRYIFGDTGESFEEPANLVEEFDVVNGYDANATVNENNATYNYNKDNVVMRVDAIDWQPGYFQLPQLIVLNAQEGVTKAAFFRAAAASLVADFDLLTAGTTGTFPEDTTVGVWVVGDADNDADQAFNYDDSSSKLLPSGGRYLVVWHDTDNDNEVDLGEDSGEQYQAIIYPVTAITGSGVQKTLTLNMFYSAP from the coding sequence ATGTTTTCACCAGCCTCTACAGGTAGTCAGGATGGGTTCACTCTGCTGGAAATGCTGATCGTTGTTTTCATCCTCGGTCTGCTGACCGCCATGGTCGCGCCGACCGCGGGCATGCTCAACGACCACAAACGCGCCGAGCTCACCCGCGACACCATGGAGCAAATCCGGCGCGCCGTTCTTGGTCCGGCGGACCGTTTCGACGCCAAAGGGCACCCGGTGATCGGTGGCTATGTTGGCGACATGCACGCTTGGCCCGGTCTGTGGGAAGCCCGTGCCGAGTTGCGTCCCAACTTCGGCGGCGTCGGTTGGGAAGACCCGGACAATATGACGCCCGGCCTCGGCCAAGGCCCGGACTACACGGTGGATGCGGACAAAGTTTTTTTTCGCCCGTCGGGTTATTTCCGTGGCAACCGCTGGCACTGGAACCGCCCCTATCGTCGCCTGAGCGACGATACGACGGCCGACAGCGACCACATCGGCGGGCTGGAAACGGAGAACGAGGGTCAGCCGCGCGGGCTGTGGACCCGCTTTCCCGAAGGTCTGCCGTTTGATATCGGCAGCTACAAAGCACCGGATCTGGATCTGGGGCCGAACTGGAAAGGGCCGTACATCAGCCCACCGCTCGACCATAAGCTTTCCGACAGCGACCACTGGGCCGAGAACGACGGCGACTATGAAGCGCTGGAACCGGTTTGGATTCCCGCCTTGAGCGCAGAGCGGTGGGAGGATGGTGTCTATTACCCCTCGCCGGACGAACCGGGCGAGTTTTTCGACAACAAGGAATCCTTCCGCCTGCTGCAAAACGATGGCCGTTTCGTCGACGGCTGGGGACGCGCCCTGCGCTTTTTCATCACCGACGATCCGGACGTTTCCGGTGACGCCACCATCTTCTGGATTCTCTCGGAAGGGCCGGACCGCGAAGGAGAATACCCAAACAAGGGAACCTGCGCCAGCCATGTCTGGACGCCGGACGCAAGCGACACCATGAGCCTGGCCTACGACGAAGACGCCGATACGAACCAGGACAACATCGTGCTCAAGCTCTACTCGCGCGACTGGCAGGCGCTCCTCGATGTGCAGCAGCAGGCCAAAATCGCCGCCACGCGTCAGTTGCTTGGCCGGATACGCCAGGCTCTTGTCGGTGATGCTCCGGGCGGACTCAACAGCGGATTCACCGGCGACACGGGCACGTGGCCGGCCCTGTTTCAGTGGGAAACCGGGGAAACCGACCACTGGGACGACAACAATGACGACGGCAAACCCTACAGGGTGGGCCAGCCGCGCGGCTTGTGGACGCGTGAGCCCAACGGCAGCGACGGCACGGACGACAGTGACGACCTCCCCGCGTCGCAATGGGGCATTGGCTGGAAGCGCGCCTACCTACCTGCGCCGGACGGCGTCGGTGAAGCCAATGTGCTGCACGATGCCTGGGGACGCGAGCTGTTGTTTTTTTACGACGAGACCAATGATGCGCTGCTGGTGCTGTCGCGCGGACCGGATGGTCGATACATTTTCGGCGACACAGGCGAATCATTCGAAGAACCCGCGAACCTGGTAGAGGAGTTTGACGTCGTGAACGGCTACGATGCGAACGCCACCGTCAATGAAAATAACGCCACCTACAATTACAATAAAGATAACGTGGTGATGCGGGTGGACGCCATCGACTGGCAGCCCGGTTATTTTCAACTGCCGCAATTGATCGTGCTCAACGCCCAGGAGGGCGTGACCAAGGCGGCGTTTTTTCGCGCCGCCGCTGCAAGTCTCGTTGCCGATTTCGATCTGCTCACGGCCGGGACGACCGGGACCTTCCCCGAGGACACCACGGTGGGTGTTTGGGTGGTCGGCGACGCCGACAATGACGCGGACCAGGCGTTTAACTACGATGATTCAAGCAGCAAGCTCCTGCCCAGCGGTGGACGTTATCTGGTGGTGTGGCACGACACGGACAACGATAACGAAGTCGACTTAGGAGAAGATTCAGGTGAACAGTATCAGGCCATCATCTACCCGGTTACGGCCATCACCGGCAGCGGGGTTCAGAAAACATTGACGCTTAACATGTTCTACTCAGCCCCGTAA
- a CDS encoding type II secretion system protein: MSSIAMKLHTLLQKQRKMRQRRKIGESGFTLLEILVVLTIMGFLIAMVAPRLAGISSSAVDTVCDSNQNRTIQMAAAYFERTGNFPSKLTNLVSVDGTDWDAATYAIPTISDGDPDNGQETLAEEFGNRVAPTIHYLNASEAQELADMGIKKVFNLNAYDNMTVTAEGNPMEEVIPTSVDYTTGTFAVMMSGMGVDSNGSWVTDTLTGFGEADFLGRIVLGFGPENGLVTSGLVSNAAHCPGGIQNADNITYNDYNLIVPRLQSTVDRLDETTPEITDMASEITGIQYVAYGYTEDDEADLQDATSGGITAATFSGNKGTIDVAPAGIKTRVLTFGAQEKFQYATMCPEGHMYPADDSDFWAIDPANANIDAGDF; the protein is encoded by the coding sequence ATGTCTTCAATCGCAATGAAACTGCACACCTTGCTGCAAAAACAACGAAAAATGCGTCAACGCCGTAAAATCGGCGAGTCCGGTTTCACCCTGCTCGAAATCCTCGTGGTTCTGACCATCATGGGCTTCCTGATCGCCATGGTCGCACCGCGCCTGGCCGGTATCTCCAGCAGCGCGGTAGATACGGTATGCGACAGCAACCAGAATCGCACCATCCAGATGGCTGCCGCCTATTTTGAAAGGACCGGCAACTTCCCCAGCAAACTGACCAACCTTGTTTCCGTGGATGGCACCGATTGGGATGCCGCAACATACGCTATCCCCACCATCAGCGACGGCGACCCGGACAATGGCCAGGAAACTCTAGCGGAAGAATTCGGCAATCGCGTCGCTCCAACAATTCACTATCTTAATGCGAGCGAAGCTCAGGAACTGGCCGACATGGGTATCAAGAAGGTGTTCAATCTCAACGCCTATGACAACATGACGGTAACAGCGGAAGGCAACCCCATGGAAGAGGTCATCCCCACGAGCGTGGATTACACTACGGGCACTTTTGCGGTCATGATGTCGGGCATGGGCGTCGATTCGAATGGTTCATGGGTCACGGATACACTGACCGGCTTTGGCGAAGCCGATTTCCTTGGCCGTATTGTCTTAGGATTCGGTCCGGAAAACGGCCTGGTCACCTCCGGCCTGGTGTCCAACGCGGCCCATTGCCCCGGCGGCATCCAGAATGCCGACAATATTACCTATAACGATTACAACCTGATCGTGCCCCGTCTTCAATCCACGGTTGACCGTCTGGACGAAACGACTCCTGAAATTACTGACATGGCAAGCGAAATTACCGGTATTCAGTACGTTGCCTACGGCTACACCGAAGATGATGAAGCCGACCTGCAGGACGCTACTTCCGGCGGCATTACGGCGGCAACATTCAGCGGCAACAAGGGCACCATTGACGTTGCCCCGGCCGGCATCAAAACCCGCGTGCTGACTTTCGGAGCTCAGGAAAAATTCCAGTATGCCACCATGTGCCCCGAAGGTCACATGTACCCGGCTGACGATTCCGATTTCTGGGCGATTGATCCGGCAAACGCTAACATCGACGCTGGTGACTTTTAA
- a CDS encoding flavodoxin: protein MKITIIYGSSTGNTEAAASQLSKLMPESQVMEVTDADTTDFENCELLVLGTSTWGFGDLQDDWESALDKLRSANLTDKKVALFGLGDQDSYPSTFVDGLRPLNDAAKEAGAKLIGLWSAENYDFQDSAALEGDKLLGLALDEENQSELSDQRMKNWTEQLLNEMGH from the coding sequence ATGAAAATTACCATTATCTACGGTAGCTCAACCGGGAACACTGAAGCCGCTGCGAGCCAACTGTCCAAGTTAATGCCCGAATCCCAGGTAATGGAAGTCACAGATGCGGACACTACCGATTTCGAAAATTGCGAGCTGCTGGTGCTTGGCACCTCAACCTGGGGGTTTGGTGATTTACAAGACGACTGGGAGTCTGCTCTGGACAAGTTACGCAGCGCCAATCTGACGGATAAAAAAGTCGCTTTGTTTGGCCTGGGAGATCAGGACAGCTACCCTTCAACCTTTGTCGATGGTTTGCGGCCACTCAATGATGCGGCAAAAGAAGCTGGGGCAAAGCTCATCGGATTGTGGTCTGCTGAAAACTACGACTTTCAGGATTCGGCAGCTCTTGAAGGGGACAAGCTCCTTGGTTTGGCTTTGGATGAAGAAAATCAGTCGGAGTTATCCGACCAACGCATGAAAAACTGGACGGAACAACTTCTCAATGAAATGGGGCATTAA
- a CDS encoding Crp/Fnr family transcriptional regulator: MSGSVGELTQLPLLKGVSPTTLQSVIETAKRRYLPKRGVMLSSEDLSQRLFVLLEGQIKVLRPSVGGDESLQQRLGEGDVFCLVSMVSGAHCGSYGESMEACTLLSWPHRVFIELMEKDRSLHVNVLNLLAQQVEVERHKRCLSQCSNVGAKVAGYLLYLDETRCCRSESIDVRPITLSAQELGMARETMSRTFSAFERSGIVQCCRGLVKIHDHERLQMIADGMECECGCGAEQRKALSS, translated from the coding sequence ATGTCTGGTTCGGTTGGAGAACTTACTCAATTGCCTCTGCTCAAAGGGGTGTCACCGACAACTCTACAGTCTGTTATTGAAACGGCTAAGCGACGTTATCTTCCGAAAAGGGGCGTAATGCTCAGTTCGGAAGATTTGTCGCAAAGATTATTTGTCCTTCTTGAGGGCCAGATCAAGGTATTGCGGCCTTCTGTCGGCGGTGATGAGTCGTTGCAACAACGCCTTGGCGAGGGCGATGTCTTTTGTCTGGTCTCAATGGTTTCCGGTGCTCATTGCGGAAGTTATGGTGAAAGTATGGAGGCTTGTACGTTGCTCAGTTGGCCACACCGAGTGTTTATCGAGCTGATGGAGAAAGATCGTAGCCTTCATGTCAATGTCCTCAACCTGCTGGCTCAGCAAGTCGAGGTGGAGCGCCATAAGAGGTGCCTGTCGCAGTGCTCCAATGTGGGGGCCAAGGTGGCCGGGTATCTGCTATATCTTGACGAAACACGTTGTTGCCGAAGTGAATCCATTGATGTGCGTCCGATCACGCTAAGCGCTCAGGAGTTGGGCATGGCTCGGGAGACTATGTCACGGACATTTTCGGCATTTGAACGTTCGGGCATTGTTCAATGCTGCCGTGGCCTTGTTAAGATACACGACCATGAACGATTGCAGATGATTGCTGACGGCATGGAGTGTGAGTGTGGTTGTGGGGCTGAACAACGCAAAGCATTGTCGTCCTGA
- a CDS encoding LbtU family siderophore porin produces the protein MKQTTTVLLCLLITLCTATIAAAHRPAPSNEALLERITLLEEKLATQEEQQDAPDFLGAWSDKITLSGAIEIEACYESIDYDDSAQSDEDNSDITLATVELGVDVDLVKHVSGHILLLWEEDDTEPMDVDEAFITLNGEDVLPLYLTVGKMYVPFGDFSSNMISDPLTLELGETRESSALVGFDINGVYGSIYAFNGDIEEADDDNDNHVDNFGVTVGYAVENDSMTLDAGICYINNLLDSDGLSDSFDESVEEADEAGSVLELNDYVGGFGAHIVAELGSLNLIAEYVGAIDDIEYLVDGVKVEEDAIRSWNLEAGYTFELLGKETVVAAAYQGTDNAGDFLPESRFVACIGAGIFDYTSLALEIAHDEYETDDEADIVTAQLAIEF, from the coding sequence ATGAAACAAACCACCACGGTACTACTTTGCCTGCTGATCACCCTGTGTACTGCCACGATCGCAGCAGCCCATCGTCCCGCCCCTTCCAACGAAGCCCTGTTGGAGCGTATCACTCTGCTTGAAGAAAAGCTCGCCACCCAAGAAGAACAACAGGATGCCCCCGATTTCCTCGGTGCTTGGTCCGACAAAATCACCCTGAGTGGTGCAATTGAAATCGAAGCCTGCTACGAATCCATTGATTACGATGATTCAGCTCAAAGCGATGAAGATAACAGCGATATCACGCTGGCCACCGTTGAGCTGGGCGTCGATGTTGATCTCGTCAAGCACGTCAGCGGCCATATCCTGCTTCTGTGGGAAGAGGATGATACCGAGCCGATGGATGTTGATGAAGCTTTTATCACGCTTAACGGCGAGGACGTGCTGCCACTCTATCTCACTGTCGGTAAAATGTATGTTCCGTTTGGCGATTTCAGTTCAAACATGATTTCCGATCCGCTGACCCTTGAACTGGGTGAAACCCGTGAAAGTTCCGCATTGGTCGGCTTTGATATCAACGGCGTGTACGGTAGCATTTACGCTTTCAATGGTGATATTGAAGAAGCTGATGATGATAATGATAATCATGTCGACAACTTTGGCGTCACCGTCGGTTATGCCGTGGAAAACGACAGCATGACTCTCGATGCCGGGATCTGCTATATCAACAACCTACTCGACTCCGACGGCCTGAGCGATTCCTTTGACGAGTCCGTTGAAGAAGCGGACGAGGCAGGGAGCGTGCTGGAATTAAATGACTATGTCGGTGGTTTTGGCGCTCATATTGTCGCTGAATTGGGCAGCCTGAACCTGATCGCAGAATATGTCGGCGCGATTGACGACATCGAATACCTCGTTGACGGCGTCAAAGTCGAAGAAGATGCCATTCGCAGCTGGAACCTGGAAGCTGGATACACTTTCGAGCTATTGGGCAAAGAAACCGTTGTTGCCGCGGCCTATCAGGGTACGGATAATGCCGGTGACTTTCTGCCGGAAAGCCGCTTCGTGGCCTGCATCGGCGCCGGAATCTTTGATTACACCTCACTGGCACTGGAAATCGCCCACGACGAATACGAAACCGATGACGAAGCAGACATTGTCACGGCTCAACTCGCGATCGAATTCTAA
- a CDS encoding DUF2325 domain-containing protein, whose amino-acid sequence MSILIVGADRIKSMVPKIEAMGVEQITHWDTRRYKASKNKIPEHVDLVVFFTDFLHHTVALKLKEKVKNLGLPTIYCRRAWSEMAPELQRELDKKNQ is encoded by the coding sequence ATGTCAATCCTGATTGTTGGTGCAGACCGTATTAAATCCATGGTTCCTAAAATAGAAGCCATGGGAGTGGAACAGATTACCCATTGGGATACCCGGCGCTACAAAGCGAGCAAAAACAAAATACCCGAGCATGTTGATCTGGTCGTTTTCTTTACGGATTTTTTGCACCATACCGTTGCTCTCAAGCTCAAGGAGAAAGTTAAAAATCTCGGACTGCCGACGATCTATTGCCGGCGGGCCTGGAGTGAAATGGCTCCGGAACTGCAACGGGAACTCGACAAAAAAAATCAATAA
- a CDS encoding TonB-dependent receptor produces the protein MVGAGLPSFHRRFEARSTFRGASLSNTVERAWGELTVGLTHDHQDWNADAYNDDADILINDQFIPDVDHDMWAGYAQIKVLTGPVTWRSGIRYDDSTMEAGDTLKFSHAITDSNRQHDRTASGYLFASWYPTDFSRLFVGVGRSVRLPTGAERYLQGSPTFYGNPDLDPTINHELDLGTTLDGVWGQWTIKGFYSDLDDYIYQQASPAKTWVNIDAHIYGIETRWNKEIVNGLTLDAGYAWQRGRKDDQPTNNEDKDLSEIPPWKTRLGLEYENNRWAVRAEWLHSGKASQIDEQAGEVDLADWDVVNLTASYHYSEHWSFHLGVENLFDESYAVANSYEYDVVSGSAATPPIVYEPGRMIYFSVISRW, from the coding sequence TTGGTTGGTGCCGGTCTGCCTTCGTTCCATCGTCGATTTGAGGCACGCTCGACGTTTCGCGGCGCTTCGCTGAGCAACACGGTGGAACGCGCCTGGGGTGAACTGACCGTGGGGCTGACCCATGATCATCAGGATTGGAACGCCGATGCCTATAACGACGATGCCGACATTCTGATCAATGACCAGTTCATTCCCGATGTCGACCACGATATGTGGGCAGGCTATGCCCAGATCAAGGTTCTCACCGGTCCGGTAACCTGGCGCAGCGGCATCCGTTATGATGATTCCACCATGGAAGCCGGTGACACATTGAAATTCAGCCACGCCATCACCGACAGCAATCGCCAACATGACCGCACTGCCAGCGGCTATCTGTTTGCCAGCTGGTATCCAACCGATTTCAGTCGTCTGTTTGTCGGCGTCGGCCGTAGCGTGCGCCTGCCCACCGGCGCAGAGCGTTACCTGCAAGGCTCTCCCACCTTTTACGGCAATCCTGACCTTGATCCAACCATTAACCATGAGCTTGACCTCGGCACGACCCTCGACGGTGTATGGGGACAGTGGACGATCAAAGGATTTTATTCGGATCTGGATGATTACATCTATCAGCAAGCCTCACCGGCCAAGACCTGGGTCAATATCGACGCCCATATCTACGGCATTGAAACCCGCTGGAACAAAGAGATCGTCAACGGCCTGACTCTGGATGCCGGTTACGCTTGGCAACGCGGGCGCAAAGATGACCAACCGACCAACAATGAGGACAAAGACCTCAGTGAAATCCCACCGTGGAAAACCCGTCTGGGCCTGGAATATGAAAACAATCGCTGGGCCGTGCGCGCAGAGTGGTTGCATTCCGGTAAAGCCAGTCAGATTGATGAACAGGCCGGTGAAGTTGATCTGGCTGACTGGGACGTGGTAAATCTGACAGCCAGTTATCATTACTCGGAGCATTGGTCGTTCCATCTCGGCGTGGAAAATCTGTTTGACGAAAGCTATGCCGTGGCCAACTCATACGAATACGATGTGGTCAGCGGCTCCGCCGCCACACCACCCATTGTTTATGAGCCGGGACGGATGATCTATTTCAGTGTCATCAGCCGCTGGTAA
- a CDS encoding TonB-dependent receptor plug domain-containing protein: MAFTLPWKYRGVVSPLALLFVLVSINPVQGEQITELETILVTASAEKEDHPDQVGQEELRHEHVVDLAELLSQQSASTTLIRKSGYGNEIALRGFGKANLRVLYDNAMVEGACGSRKDPALSHVPLLAVRKVNVQPGPFDVSRQGGLGGAISVETVDPSAEEQAEVWLKGGSFDYRSGAVQVTGGNDTIQALLGYAATEMDPYEDGDGRKLTDFAPAGRPYSNEGEDQEAFTKQDVWGKLRWNINQQHSLTLSHTYGKAEDVLTPRVAVDIEKERTTLTQLHYDAFELCPYSDHLQVRSIITMFSTIPLTAIGTWLVPVCLRSIVDLRHARRFAALR; the protein is encoded by the coding sequence ATGGCTTTTACTTTGCCATGGAAATACAGGGGAGTGGTGTCTCCGCTCGCCCTGCTGTTTGTGTTGGTCTCCATCAACCCTGTTCAGGGTGAACAGATCACTGAGCTGGAGACCATTTTGGTAACGGCTTCTGCAGAAAAAGAGGATCATCCCGACCAAGTTGGCCAAGAGGAACTGCGTCATGAACATGTTGTGGACTTGGCCGAGTTGCTCAGCCAACAATCGGCCAGTACGACCCTGATCCGCAAAAGCGGCTACGGCAATGAGATTGCCCTGCGCGGCTTTGGCAAGGCCAACCTGCGGGTGCTGTATGACAATGCGATGGTCGAGGGCGCCTGCGGTAGTCGCAAGGACCCGGCGTTGTCCCACGTGCCGCTGCTGGCTGTGCGCAAGGTCAACGTTCAACCCGGCCCGTTTGATGTCAGCCGTCAGGGCGGACTCGGCGGCGCTATCAGCGTTGAAACCGTCGACCCCAGTGCTGAAGAGCAGGCCGAAGTGTGGTTGAAAGGTGGCAGCTTTGATTATCGCAGCGGTGCCGTTCAGGTGACCGGCGGTAACGACACCATCCAGGCATTGCTCGGTTACGCGGCAACAGAGATGGATCCGTATGAAGACGGCGATGGCCGCAAACTGACCGATTTTGCCCCGGCTGGGCGTCCTTACTCCAACGAGGGAGAGGATCAGGAAGCATTTACCAAGCAGGATGTGTGGGGCAAGCTGCGCTGGAATATCAACCAGCAACACAGCCTGACTCTTTCACACACCTACGGCAAGGCCGAAGATGTGTTGACGCCGCGAGTGGCCGTCGACATCGAAAAAGAGCGCACCACCCTCACCCAACTGCACTATGATGCGTTTGAGTTGTGCCCTTACAGTGACCATCTGCAGGTGCGCTCTATCATCACGATGTTCAGCACAATCCCTTTGACCGCTATCGGGACTTGGTTGGTGCCGGTCTGCCTTCGTTCCATCGTCGATTTGAGGCACGCTCGACGTTTCGCGGCGCTTCGCTGA
- a CDS encoding DUF3488 and transglutaminase-like domain-containing protein — MVRIKAPLDILTYSVVLLGLLPLFSWLDVPVQIATVVACVGGVVSDRRQHYLLGPKLATLLTFAFFAIYLAQLNLSNVIPPAVNLLALLLSIRLVTEKQGRHYLQIFVLSLFCLAGSSLLSLSMIYLPALILMVAGVTIGLVLLTFFHRDPSLRLNRAQITTLLKTAAILPIGSLLLMMVLFVILPRTQFPLWNFLNPTASATTGFSEQVRPGAFASNSAVKTLAFRAECDQLGAQDLYWRGTVLNTIEGSTWKRTAPQREQSRLVGGKPATCTITLPATNKRFLFTLDRPVSLEGIQFHQHGDLVFQSRWPLRKSVSYQCQSRLGGQWQLQSAVDEALYLETPTTLSPRVQQIAAQVRQQTNDPRQRIALIEQFFRDQQLAYATTDLPGPTAPIDEFLFVKKRGYCEFFASSFALLLRLCDVPTRLVGGYHGGDYNNLGGYYLITEDLAHVWVEALVDNQWQRIDPSRYAANAETALLASRQQGLSLAKRTMDSLEYLWTQVIINFDLNSQISLVRNSGRQLKGLVPDISSIVRGGLILLALLLSAATLLWWLKYRQTTPQQRLLKRYQNALQKRYHLERLSSTRGLIEQARQLNNADCLKFAQRYSAMLYGNRPFSETDYQRLHALIDNILQDTGDVD; from the coding sequence ATGGTCAGGATTAAAGCACCACTCGATATCCTCACCTATAGTGTGGTCCTGCTCGGCCTGCTGCCGCTGTTCAGTTGGCTGGATGTTCCGGTGCAGATTGCAACGGTAGTCGCATGTGTTGGTGGAGTGGTTTCAGATCGCCGCCAGCACTATTTATTGGGGCCAAAACTGGCAACGCTACTGACCTTTGCCTTTTTTGCCATCTACCTGGCACAACTCAACCTGAGCAATGTGATTCCCCCAGCGGTCAACCTGCTGGCTTTACTGCTCAGTATCCGTTTGGTTACGGAAAAACAGGGCCGGCATTATCTGCAGATTTTTGTGTTATCGCTGTTCTGTCTGGCCGGTTCTTCGCTGCTCAGCCTGAGCATGATCTACCTTCCGGCCCTGATCCTGATGGTGGCCGGTGTCACCATCGGTCTGGTGCTGCTGACTTTTTTCCACCGCGATCCTAGCCTGCGTTTAAATCGCGCCCAGATCACCACCCTGTTAAAAACAGCGGCCATTCTCCCCATCGGCTCATTGCTGCTGATGATGGTGCTGTTTGTTATCCTGCCACGCACCCAGTTCCCGCTATGGAACTTTCTCAATCCCACAGCATCGGCCACCACCGGCTTCAGTGAACAGGTACGCCCTGGTGCCTTTGCCAGCAACTCTGCTGTGAAAACCCTGGCCTTTCGCGCTGAATGTGACCAACTGGGCGCACAGGACCTCTATTGGCGGGGAACCGTCCTCAATACCATTGAGGGTTCAACCTGGAAACGTACAGCGCCACAACGGGAACAGTCCCGCCTGGTTGGCGGGAAACCTGCAACCTGCACCATTACCCTGCCCGCGACAAACAAACGCTTTCTGTTTACCCTCGATCGCCCCGTCAGCCTTGAGGGCATTCAATTTCATCAGCACGGCGACCTCGTTTTTCAATCGCGCTGGCCCTTGCGAAAAAGCGTCAGTTACCAATGCCAATCCCGGCTGGGTGGTCAATGGCAACTGCAGTCTGCCGTGGACGAAGCACTTTATCTGGAAACACCGACAACCCTGTCACCGCGCGTGCAACAAATTGCCGCGCAAGTGCGTCAGCAAACCAACGATCCACGCCAACGTATTGCCCTGATTGAGCAGTTTTTCCGCGATCAACAACTGGCCTATGCCACCACGGATCTACCGGGCCCCACGGCGCCGATTGATGAATTTCTGTTTGTAAAAAAACGGGGCTATTGTGAGTTTTTTGCCTCATCCTTTGCCTTACTGCTGCGCCTGTGTGATGTACCGACCCGGTTGGTTGGCGGCTATCATGGTGGCGACTACAATAACCTCGGCGGTTATTATCTGATTACCGAAGACCTGGCCCATGTCTGGGTCGAGGCACTGGTTGACAACCAGTGGCAACGCATTGACCCAAGCCGCTACGCGGCGAATGCCGAAACCGCGCTGTTGGCGTCACGGCAACAGGGATTATCTCTGGCCAAACGCACCATGGACAGCCTGGAATATTTGTGGACTCAGGTGATTATTAACTTTGACCTGAACAGCCAGATCAGTCTGGTACGCAACAGTGGCCGTCAACTCAAAGGGCTCGTGCCTGATATCAGCAGCATTGTCCGTGGCGGCCTTATCCTTCTGGCCCTGTTGCTCAGTGCCGCCACGCTGTTGTGGTGGCTTAAATATCGTCAGACGACCCCGCAACAACGGCTGTTGAAACGCTACCAGAATGCCCTGCAGAAACGTTACCACCTGGAGCGTCTATCATCGACCCGTGGCTTGATCGAACAGGCCCGACAACTGAACAATGCCGATTGCCTTAAATTCGCCCAACGCTACAGTGCCATGCTTTATGGGAACCGGCCTTTCAGCGAAACGGATTACCAACGGCTTCACGCTCTCATCGACAACATCCTTCAGGACACAGGTGATGTTGATTAA